In Aspergillus nidulans FGSC A4 chromosome II, a single window of DNA contains:
- a CDS encoding sulfate transporter family protein (transcript_id=CADANIAT00005068), whose product MGVLGRRQRADSQASHPPPISNDNVAPDTIDTLTGPSCFTRVPEPEPQVPGGTGTSYRTPSRSFYHRSFHNASDPAHYSSHGLREQTAELASLALTREPRALPQAMEIFRPVDGSAESVAPLSLSGPDRTQEMGHTPTVHSGGSSVLTALIRDPSSSVSREGQERTGDRNEEGERAHAVGPSAPGNADEEEDTSTEWTSLLAKTPSRPSRNYGGAGDVESQVYAPKETQRTLPSALTTVSTCFQVLAHPKSWDRRTVWRQGVVRPFSLLPSVFLGLLLNILDALSYGMILFPLGEPIFSHLGSDGISMFYVSTIIAQLVFSCGGSIFRGGIGSEMIEVVPFFHQMAFTILNRVGQDNPKSVIATTILAFSVSSVLTGLVFFLMGTCKIGSLIGFFPRHILIGCIGGVGFFLILTGLEVSARLPGSFEFDIPTMQKLFNLAALALWVTPLLLAIGLLVLKRFVRSNYLVGAYFIVVALCFYIVKFIAHIPMDSLRNSGWVFDAPSSSNPWYHFYTLYDFSAVHWPAFVDTIPAMFALTFFGILHVPINVPALGISTGEDNLNVDRELIAHGVTNALSGFAGSIQNYLVYTNSLLFIDSGGNSRLAGVMLAGATAGIMLVGPVIVGFIPVMVVGALIFLLGIELMEEALVDTWGKLHRHEYLTVVIIVATMGVWDFVAGILVGIILACLSFVVQTSRKSAIRATYSGKVAGSTVRRPPIQQRYLKEAGQQTLILKLGGYLFFGTIVDVENTMRGLIEDEAFSRLPIRFIILDLCRVYGVDFSAAEAFTRINRILKKRNVRMMISGLDVGGDVGKSLQNVGLFEPELTVRIFEDLNSALEYCENEYLNVFYSHREALLRRKAAPQNLEVPAIQHRSQSAEGFVGSPRHQYLQRAATTTLSEDESAILPPAAWSAMRQPLPLLLQTFQGLTSRNEDFWFAACPYFVRTTYAMGTTLFREGDVPNAFYLLESGMLRAEYDLPQGRYFELIVAGRPCGELPFFSETRRTATVKAEQDCVTWSLDAENWKALKEEEPDIARELLTVSLKLTTERMDSITS is encoded by the exons ACCCGGCTCACTACTCCTCTCACGGGCTTCGAGAACAGACTGCGGAGCTGGCTTCCCTTGCTTTGACCCGGGAACCGAGGGCTCTACCACAAGCTATGGAGATATTTCGACCTGTGGATGGATCCGCCGAGTCGGTTGCGCCGTTGTCGCTGTCAGGGCCAGATAGGACGCAGGAGATGGGACATACGCCGACGGTCCATTCTGGGGGCTCGTCGGTTTTGACGGCTCTGATCCGTGATCCGTCCTCGAGTGTCAGCagagaaggccaagagaGAACCGGGGACCGAAACGAGGAGGGTGAGCGTGCCCATGCAGTTGGGCCGTCTGCTCCGGGCaatgccgatgaagaagaggacacGAGCACGGAGTGGACATCTTTGCTGGCCAAGACGCCTTCGAGACCATCTAGGAACTACGGGGGAGCGGGTGACGTTGAGAGTCAAGTGTATGCTCCAAAGGAGACTCAAAGGACTCTTCCGAGTGCTCTTACGACAGTATCGACGTGCTTCCAGGTACTTGCTCATCCGAAATCGTGGGATCGCCGAACGGTATGGAGGCAAGGCGTTGTCCGTCCGTTCAGTCTGCTGCCCTCGGTATTTCTTGGTCTACTCCTTAACATCCTGGATGCTCTCTCATACGGGATGATCCTCTTTCCGTTGGGCGAGCCGATCTTCTCTCATCTAGGATCAGATGGTATATCGATGTTCTACGTGAGTACGATCATTGCTCAGCTTGTCTTCTCCTGCGGGGGCTCGATATTTCGCGGGGGAATAGGAAGCGAGATGATTGAGGTCGTCCCATTCTTCCACCAGATGGCGTTTACAATACTAAACCGCGTTGGGCAAGATAATCCGAAATCGGTGATAGCCACCACGATCCTAGCATTCTCGGTCAGCTCCGTCCTTACAGGCCTGGTATTTTTCCTCATGGGGACGTGCAAGATAGGCTCGCTTATTGGGTTCTTCCCCCGGCATATCCTTATCGGATGCATTGGGGGTGTAGGCTTCTTCCTTATTCTGACTGGTCTCGAAGTCTCAGCTCGATTGCCTGGGTCTTTTGAGTTTGATATACCTACCATGCAGAAGCTTTTTAACCTGGCTGCACTGGCCCTCTGGGTAACGCCGCTGTTGCTCGCGATTGgtcttcttgtcctcaagCGTTTCGTCAGATCTAACTATCTAGTTGGTGCTTATTTCATTGTCGTCGCCTTATGTTTCTATATCGTCAAGTTCATTGCGCATATTCCCATGGATTCTTTGCGAAACAGCGGCTGGGTGTTTGATGCCCCCTCATCATCAAATCCCTGGTACCACTTTTATACCCTCTATG ACTTCTCAGCTGTCCACTGGCCCGCGTTTGTCGACACCATCCCAGCAATGTTTGCGCTCACATTTTTCGGAATTCTGCATGTTCCAATCAACGTGCCGGCGCTGGGGATCTCCACCGGCGAAGATAACCTGAATGTCGATAGGGAGTTGATAGCTCACGGTGTGACAAATGCTCTTTCAGGGTTTGCCGGTAGTATCCAG AATTACCTCGTATATACCAACAGCTTGCTTTTCATCGACAGTGGTGGAAACTCCCGCTTAGCTGGCGTTATGCTTGCAGGAGCTACTGCGGGAATTATGCTGGTTGGACCTGTGATAGTGGGGTTCATCCCTGTAATGGTCGTAGGGGCTTTGATTTTCCTACTGGGGATTGAATTGATGGAAGAGGCGCTGGTCGATACATGGGGGAAGTTACATCGACACGAGTATTTGACG GTTGTCATTATTGTTGCGACTATGGGCGTTTGGGATTTCGTTGCGGGTATTTTGGTAGGCATTATTCTGGCGTGTTTGAGCTTCGTTGTTCAAACATCGCGCAAATCTGCCATTCGTGCCACGTACTCGGGCAAAGTTGCTGGGTCCACAGTTCGTCGGCCCCCGATCCAACAGCGATATCTGAAAGAGGCTGGGCAGCAGACCTTGATCCTCAAGCTCGGTGGTTATCTCTTTTTCGGAACGATTGTGGATGTGGAGAACACGATGCGAGGACTGATTGAAGATGAAGCATTCAGTAGACTTCCAATCAGGTTCATCATATTGGACCTTTGTCGGGTATATGGCGTTGACTTCTCAGCGGCGGAGGCGTTTACGCGTATCAATCGAAtcctgaagaagaggaacgtGCGGATGATGATCTCCGGGCTCGATGTGGGGGGCGATGTCGGAAAGAGCCTCCAGAATGTGGGACTGTTCGAGCCAGAGCTCACTGTGCGGATATTCGAGGACTTGAATTCGGCCCTGGAGTACTGCGAGAATGAGTACCTCAATGTCTTTTACAGCCATCGAGAAGCattgctgaggaggaaggccGCTCCTCAGAACCTCGAGGTTCCAGCAATCCAGCACCGTTCTCAGTCAGCCGAGGGCTTTGTAGGCTCCCCACGCCATCAATATCTCCAGCGCGCAGCCACAACGACACTCAGCGAAGACGAAAGCGCGATCCTGCCCCCAGCAGCATGGTCGGCGATGCGCCAacccctccctctcctccttcagaCCTTCCAAGGCCTAACCTCGCGCAACGAAGATTTCTGGTTCGCTGCGTGCCCATACTTCGTCCGCACGACCTACGCAATGGGTACAACCCTATTTCGAGAAGGCGACGTCCCCAACGCATTCTATCTTCTCGAGTCTGGAATGCTGCGCGCAGAGTACGATCTCCCGCAGGGCCGATACTTTGAGCTCATTGTCGCCGGACGGCCGTGCGGCGAGCTGCCATTCTTCAGCGAGACGCGGCGGACGGCGACGGTGAAGGCAGAGCAGGATTGCGTGACGTGGAGCCTTGATGCAGAGAATTGGAAGGCCCTGAAAGAGGAGGAGCCGGATATCGCGCGCGAGTTGCTGACGGTCAGTCTAAAGCTGACGACGGAGCGGATGGATAGTATTACTTCGTGA